The following proteins are co-located in the Streptococcus anginosus genome:
- a CDS encoding SagG family ABC transporter permease subunit, producing MILFHLIKKESLQIFRNRTAILMMIIFPILMIVILSFAFKSSFNTTTTVPHLKVRYQLEGAETDYQKNFTKFLKTLNKELGFEAKVSKNLSADKQKVSEGALTATLEVKSDKTIKVTTNRINQQNADLVKMLVDTYVDNAKTYDSIGELYPATLNNIKKRTVDYIKTTSIQTSKGMTSADYYAISMFTMITFYSIMSAMNLVLSDRQLGAVNRIRLTGVSNVHILLGKLMGGMFATGVQLTVLYIFTRFVMQVNWGSHHLQILGVTASLIYLSIAIGIGLASGIRNESFLMVASNAVIPIFAFLGGSYVPLSTLNSEFINQLSNISPIKWVNDSLFYLVFGGQTNPIPTTLLVNLGLGTAFILFALFRMRKQVTA from the coding sequence ATGATTCTATTTCATTTAATTAAAAAAGAAAGTCTGCAAATCTTTAGAAATCGAACGGCGATTTTGATGATGATTATTTTTCCTATCTTGATGATAGTGATTTTGAGTTTTGCTTTCAAATCCAGTTTTAATACAACAACTACCGTTCCCCATCTGAAAGTTCGCTATCAGCTTGAAGGAGCTGAAACAGATTACCAGAAGAATTTCACAAAATTTCTAAAAACGTTAAATAAAGAACTGGGATTTGAAGCAAAAGTGAGTAAGAACCTGTCCGCAGATAAACAAAAAGTCAGCGAAGGAGCTTTAACTGCTACTCTAGAAGTAAAAAGCGATAAAACAATTAAGGTGACGACCAACCGCATCAATCAACAGAATGCAGACTTGGTGAAGATGTTGGTTGATACTTATGTTGATAATGCTAAAACCTATGACTCGATTGGAGAGCTTTATCCAGCCACCCTTAATAATATCAAAAAAAGAACGGTTGATTATATTAAAACGACCTCTATCCAAACCAGCAAAGGTATGACTTCGGCAGACTATTATGCCATTTCCATGTTCACCATGATTACTTTTTATAGTATCATGTCAGCTATGAATTTAGTTCTCTCAGACCGTCAGTTAGGTGCGGTAAATCGTATCCGTTTGACAGGTGTTTCTAATGTTCATATTCTTTTGGGAAAATTAATGGGAGGCATGTTTGCAACTGGTGTTCAACTAACTGTCTTGTATATCTTCACACGTTTTGTTATGCAAGTAAATTGGGGTAGTCATCATTTGCAGATTCTTGGTGTGACAGCGTCTTTGATTTATCTTTCCATTGCAATTGGAATTGGACTGGCTAGCGGTATCCGAAATGAATCTTTCTTAATGGTGGCTTCAAATGCCGTCATTCCAATCTTTGCTTTCTTAGGGGGAAGTTATGTTCCTCTATCCACTCTTAATAGTGAATTTATCAATCAATTATCAAATATTTCCCCTATAAAATGGGTCAATGATAGTTTATTCTATCTTGTATTTGGAGGGCAAACCAATCCTATCCCAACGACTTTACTCGTTAATCTAGGCTTAGGAACTGCCTTTATCCTCTTTGCCCTATTTCGGATGAGAAAGCAGGTGACAGCATGA
- a CDS encoding ABC transporter substrate-binding protein/permease yields MKKLFLSLFALLLLSFGFANRAQADEYLRIGMEAAYAPFNWTQDDDKNGAVKIEGTNQYANGYDVQIAKQVAKALGKKPLVVKTSWNGLIPALTSGKLDMIIAGMSPTAERKKEIAFSNSYYTSEPVVLVNKDGAYANAKTLTDFKGAKITSQQGVYLYNLISQLTDAKQETAMGDFAQMRQALESGVIDGYISERPEALTAESANSKFKMIQFKKGFEVNEEDATIAIGMRKNDNRLEQVNAAIAKISAKDQVALMDKMIQNQPVETDTSKDKTTFFGQVTKILKDNWSQFLRGAGLTLLISITGTIAGLIIGLLIGVYRTAPTAKNKALALLQTLFGWFLNVYIEIFRGTPMIVQSMVIYYGTAQAFGVSIDRTIAAIFIVSINTGAYMSEIVRGGIFAVDKGQFEAATALGMTHNQTMRKVVLPQVVRNILPATGNEFVINIKDTSVLNVISVVELYFSGNTIATQTYQYFQTFTIIAVIYFVLTFTVTRILRYVERRFDTDDYTTGANQMQTKGVKA; encoded by the coding sequence ATGAAGAAATTATTCTTATCTCTATTTGCACTTCTGCTGCTTAGTTTCGGATTTGCAAATAGAGCTCAAGCCGATGAATACTTGCGAATCGGAATGGAAGCGGCTTATGCACCGTTCAACTGGACGCAAGATGACGATAAAAATGGTGCCGTCAAAATCGAAGGCACCAACCAATATGCCAATGGTTATGATGTCCAAATCGCCAAACAAGTCGCAAAAGCATTGGGCAAAAAACCGTTAGTGGTCAAAACTTCTTGGAATGGATTGATCCCTGCATTGACATCAGGTAAATTAGATATGATTATCGCTGGAATGAGTCCAACTGCTGAGCGAAAAAAAGAAATCGCATTTTCCAATAGCTACTACACCAGTGAGCCTGTGGTACTAGTCAATAAAGACGGAGCCTATGCCAATGCAAAAACGTTGACGGACTTCAAAGGAGCAAAAATCACCTCTCAACAAGGTGTCTACCTCTACAATTTGATTTCCCAACTGACAGACGCTAAGCAAGAAACTGCAATGGGCGACTTCGCTCAAATGCGCCAAGCACTTGAGTCAGGAGTGATAGACGGCTACATTTCTGAACGTCCCGAAGCCCTCACAGCAGAATCCGCTAATTCAAAATTTAAAATGATTCAGTTCAAAAAAGGTTTTGAAGTTAATGAAGAGGATGCTACGATTGCAATCGGAATGCGCAAAAACGACAATCGTCTAGAACAAGTCAATGCTGCTATCGCTAAAATCAGTGCCAAAGACCAAGTCGCTTTAATGGACAAGATGATTCAAAACCAACCTGTTGAAACTGACACCAGCAAAGATAAAACTACTTTCTTTGGACAAGTGACAAAGATTCTGAAAGACAACTGGTCCCAATTTCTGCGCGGAGCTGGCTTAACCCTTCTCATTTCCATTACTGGTACAATTGCAGGGCTCATCATTGGTCTCTTAATCGGTGTTTACCGCACCGCTCCTACAGCCAAAAATAAAGCTCTCGCTCTTTTACAAACTTTATTCGGTTGGTTCCTGAATGTCTACATCGAAATTTTCCGTGGAACACCTATGATTGTTCAATCTATGGTTATTTACTACGGAACAGCACAGGCATTTGGAGTTTCCATTGATCGTACAATCGCAGCCATCTTTATCGTTTCCATTAACACGGGCGCTTATATGAGTGAAATTGTCCGCGGAGGAATTTTCGCCGTTGACAAAGGACAATTTGAAGCCGCAACCGCTCTAGGAATGACACATAATCAAACCATGCGCAAAGTTGTTCTTCCACAAGTCGTACGCAATATTCTACCTGCTACAGGGAATGAATTTGTCATAAACATTAAAGATACTTCCGTACTAAATGTTATCTCCGTTGTTGAACTTTATTTCTCAGGAAATACTATTGCCACCCAAACTTACCAATATTTCCAAACCTTTACGATTATTGCCGTGATCTACTTTGTCCTAACATTTACGGTAACACGCATCCTCCGCTATGTAGAACGGCGTTTTGACACAGATGATTACACAACGGGCGCTAATCAAATGCAAACGAAAGGAGTAAAGGCATGA
- a CDS encoding amino acid ABC transporter ATP-binding protein gives MSDTILEINHLKKSYGQNEVLKDISLTVHSGEVISIIGSSGSGKSTFLRSINLLEEPSGGEILYRGENVLEENYNLTHYREKLGMVFQSFNLFENLNVLENTIVAQTTVLKRERAEAEKIAKENLEKVGMGQPYWQAKPKQLSGGQKQRVAIARALSMNPDAILFDEPTSALDPEMVGEVLRIMKDLAQEGLTMIVVTHEMEFARDVSNRVIFMDKGIIAEEGKPEDIFTHPKKERTKEFLQRYLR, from the coding sequence ATGAGCGATACCATTTTAGAAATCAATCATCTTAAAAAATCCTACGGACAAAATGAAGTCTTAAAAGACATTTCTCTCACTGTCCACTCCGGCGAAGTCATTTCTATCATCGGAAGCTCTGGTAGTGGAAAATCTACTTTCTTACGCTCTATCAATCTCCTTGAAGAGCCAAGTGGAGGAGAAATCCTTTATCGTGGTGAAAATGTACTAGAAGAAAACTATAACCTCACTCATTACCGTGAAAAACTCGGTATGGTGTTCCAAAGCTTTAACCTTTTTGAAAACCTTAACGTTCTTGAAAATACCATTGTCGCACAAACAACTGTTCTCAAGCGAGAACGAGCAGAGGCCGAAAAAATCGCCAAAGAAAATCTTGAAAAAGTTGGCATGGGGCAACCTTACTGGCAAGCCAAACCAAAACAACTCTCTGGCGGACAAAAGCAACGGGTTGCTATTGCACGTGCCTTATCCATGAACCCAGATGCCATTTTATTTGACGAGCCAACCTCAGCGCTTGACCCCGAAATGGTCGGTGAAGTGCTGAGAATAATGAAAGACCTTGCTCAAGAGGGCTTAACCATGATTGTTGTCACGCACGAAATGGAGTTTGCGCGTGATGTCTCCAATCGTGTTATTTTCATGGACAAAGGCATCATTGCCGAAGAAGGCAAACCTGAAGACATTTTCACTCACCCTAAGAAAGAACGCACAAAAGAATTTTTACAACGTTACTTACGATAA
- a CDS encoding ABC transporter ATP-binding protein, with translation MSLVELTDVTKVYSGGKTAVDHVSFSLEKGKIYGLLGPNGAGKSSLINLILGLTPMTSGKISLFDQPIKVIKKVSSKIGYVPQDIAIYPDLTAYENVELFGSLYGLKGATLKEKVLKSLEFVGLTDQAKNFPRQFSGGMKRRLNIACALVHSPQLIIFDEPTVGIDPQSRNHILESIRLLNAQGATVIYTTHYMEEVEALCDYIYIMDHGKVIEEGSKGDLEKRYEKDFAQKIMVTVTDGGISGLANEPNWKITELDHEIIITVENESIQRVIEKLNQAHIHFSEIRHTHLNLEEIFLHLTGKKLRD, from the coding sequence ATGAGTCTTGTAGAATTAACAGACGTTACCAAAGTTTACTCAGGAGGAAAAACAGCGGTTGATCACGTGTCTTTTTCGCTTGAAAAAGGAAAAATTTATGGATTATTAGGACCGAATGGAGCCGGAAAATCTAGTTTAATCAATCTGATTTTAGGACTAACTCCAATGACATCTGGGAAAATCAGTTTGTTTGATCAGCCAATAAAGGTGATTAAAAAAGTGAGTTCAAAAATTGGATATGTTCCTCAAGATATTGCCATTTATCCAGATCTCACTGCTTACGAAAATGTAGAATTGTTTGGTTCTCTTTATGGTTTAAAAGGCGCAACTCTCAAAGAAAAGGTACTGAAAAGTTTGGAATTTGTAGGCTTGACTGACCAAGCGAAAAACTTTCCTCGTCAATTTTCAGGTGGCATGAAACGACGTTTAAATATTGCGTGTGCTTTGGTTCATTCTCCACAGTTGATTATCTTTGATGAACCAACGGTGGGGATTGATCCGCAGTCACGTAATCATATTTTGGAGTCCATTCGTCTTCTCAATGCACAAGGGGCGACAGTTATTTATACAACCCACTATATGGAAGAAGTTGAAGCACTATGTGACTATATCTATATCATGGATCATGGAAAAGTGATTGAAGAAGGAAGCAAAGGCGATTTAGAAAAACGTTATGAAAAAGACTTTGCTCAAAAGATAATGGTAACAGTAACAGACGGAGGGATTTCTGGCTTGGCAAATGAACCAAATTGGAAGATTACAGAGCTAGATCATGAAATTATCATAACAGTTGAGAATGAAAGTATTCAAAGGGTGATTGAAAAGTTAAACCAAGCTCACATTCATTTTAGTGAAATTCGTCATACACATTTGAATTTAGAAGAAATCTTTTTACACTTGACCGGTAAGAAGTTAAGAGATTAG
- a CDS encoding capsule biosynthesis transcriptional regulator, translated as MAKSNFEKVESVVSWVRDKKITGYRISKETNAREMSIIALAQGRAKVKNISFETALGLIDFYDKNHEKFEN; from the coding sequence ATGGCTAAATCTAACTTTGAAAAAGTAGAATCAGTTGTTAGCTGGGTTCGTGATAAGAAAATCACAGGTTATCGCATCAGTAAAGAAACGAACGCTCGTGAAATGTCTATCATTGCCCTTGCTCAAGGACGTGCTAAAGTGAAAAATATTTCATTTGAAACCGCTCTTGGATTGATTGATTTTTACGATAAAAACCACGAAAAGTTTGAAAACTAA
- a CDS encoding SagF family protein, protein MTTIVIIAALLFLACLTFWLNKENLRVLRRWHLHHVSNLPYRQGIEIILLSFQLCLIFGYFLFLWSKGESTSYFVSFLGQGNFDWRFFFFLILYILALIEVTMFVLIGLIEVVFKIDSRATFQKMTWLAFTKQQPLASILLLLLTTLTDAAFYFGIVHLSLREERWGFLLTVLSFAIVKACSFKGNPEKIVAFLLFLNIGIWCMVATLLYSWFVGMLLLGLTYMIISFKEQHR, encoded by the coding sequence ATGACAACAATTGTGATAATTGCAGCTCTGCTTTTCCTTGCGTGTCTTACCTTTTGGCTAAACAAAGAAAATTTGCGAGTATTGAGGCGGTGGCATTTACATCATGTTAGTAACTTACCCTATCGCCAAGGTATTGAAATCATCTTATTAAGCTTTCAGCTATGTTTGATTTTCGGTTATTTCCTTTTTCTTTGGAGCAAGGGAGAAAGTACATCCTATTTTGTCTCCTTTTTAGGGCAAGGAAATTTCGATTGGCGATTTTTCTTCTTTTTAATCTTATATATATTGGCTTTAATAGAAGTGACAATGTTCGTTTTAATTGGGCTGATAGAAGTTGTTTTTAAGATAGATAGTCGAGCTACTTTTCAAAAAATGACATGGTTGGCATTTACAAAACAGCAGCCACTAGCTAGTATTCTTTTGCTTTTGTTGACAACGTTGACAGATGCTGCTTTCTATTTTGGAATTGTTCACCTTTCACTTAGAGAGGAACGTTGGGGATTTCTTTTGACTGTTCTTAGTTTTGCTATCGTGAAAGCTTGCTCTTTCAAAGGGAATCCAGAAAAAATAGTTGCGTTTTTACTATTTTTAAATATAGGTATTTGGTGTATGGTAGCCACCTTATTATATAGTTGGTTCGTTGGTATGTTGCTTCTTGGTTTAACTTACATGATAATTAGTTTTAAAGAGCAACACAGATAA
- a CDS encoding SPFH domain-containing protein: protein MLFLIVPIIIVVLFLILFSSLYVVRQQSVAIIERFGKYQKLSNSGIHLRLPFGIDHIAARVQLRLLQSEIVVETKTQDNVFVMMNVATQYRVNENNVTDAYYKLIRPEAQIKSYIEDALRSSVPKLTLDELFEKKDEIALEVQKQVAEEMSTYGYIIVKTLITKVEPDAEVKQSMNEINAAQRKRVAAQELAEADKIKIVTAAEAEAEKDRLHGVGIAEQRKAIVDGLADSIKELKGANVELKEEQIMSILLTNQYLDTLNNFADNKGNNTIFLPANPDGVESIRTQILSALKAK from the coding sequence ATGCTATTTTTAATAGTGCCAATTATTATTGTCGTGCTGTTTCTCATTCTTTTTAGCTCGTTGTATGTCGTTCGTCAACAGTCTGTAGCGATTATAGAACGTTTTGGGAAATATCAAAAGTTAAGTAATAGTGGAATTCATTTGCGTTTGCCATTTGGTATTGATCATATCGCAGCGCGTGTGCAATTGCGCCTCTTGCAAAGTGAGATTGTGGTTGAAACGAAGACACAAGACAATGTATTTGTCATGATGAATGTCGCTACACAATACCGTGTCAATGAAAATAATGTAACAGATGCTTACTATAAATTGATTCGCCCAGAAGCTCAAATCAAGTCTTATATTGAAGATGCATTGCGTTCATCTGTTCCTAAATTGACCTTGGATGAATTGTTTGAAAAGAAAGATGAAATTGCGCTTGAAGTCCAAAAGCAAGTGGCAGAAGAAATGTCTACTTACGGTTATATCATCGTAAAAACCTTGATTACTAAAGTTGAGCCAGATGCAGAAGTCAAGCAATCAATGAATGAAATCAACGCTGCCCAACGGAAACGTGTTGCTGCGCAAGAATTAGCTGAAGCTGACAAGATTAAAATTGTGACAGCCGCAGAAGCAGAAGCTGAAAAAGATCGCCTTCATGGGGTTGGTATCGCCGAACAACGGAAAGCAATTGTAGATGGATTGGCAGACTCAATTAAGGAATTAAAAGGTGCGAATGTTGAATTGAAGGAAGAACAAATCATGTCCATTCTTTTAACCAACCAATACCTTGACACGTTGAATAATTTTGCAGACAATAAGGGAAATAATACAATTTTCCTACCAGCAAATCCTGACGGAGTGGAAAGTATTCGAACACAAATATTATCAGCACTCAAAGCTAAATAA
- a CDS encoding DUF2207 domain-containing protein — protein sequence MKKFFWSIIIIFSCLFFSQRVLAVSYDIESYKGNLQIHSDNTATFVETVNYHFSSGYRGQIITLGTSGKVPLGFDVEGKPTILALRNGQPKTDITAVQEYIAGGYKYKIYNAGNKGDCVTITVTWKLKNMLFVYNDIVELHWIPISDWDKKLNNVEFRITPPATSQQTELYAHTGYFMKPAQVTREGDSYLIRVASIAKNRNLEFHAYWDRSLVTVPENSLAVTKRNRLQEFHQVEKEVATSTKKYQRLVDWDLPLALVLVGLISLAFYIIFHLRTKSRVTFPKHARLYEIPQDLPPMVIASNVYSVDLTELDPTERQATSLKFENLVQATLLDLIDRGNLVFTDDTKQPKLQRVTDKGLADFEKEFLKMAMGNNKQLLVKNLFSDFKIDDKIYNSGEKAVRSAGNRVRKLLKCYLKLITENIHEIIEREQLPNNYRPVAKRELLCLYLSMLLMNLIVFASLGILAWIFLEYGLVFYQFVVSFFIAGGMLYYLLRKCKMVKRDGVLNEEGAENYYYWKSFANMLHEIAHLKDTEVEGVILWNRLLVYAAMFNCADKVTKTMKLRKITIDNPSMNAFVYQDMVYDFHASSHAFVGYGAAANSASSFSVSSGGSSGGGFSGGGGGGGGGAF from the coding sequence ATGAAAAAGTTTTTTTGGAGTATCATAATTATTTTCTCATGTTTGTTCTTCAGTCAGCGGGTCTTGGCTGTGAGTTATGATATTGAATCCTATAAAGGCAATTTACAGATTCATTCTGATAATACAGCGACATTTGTTGAAACAGTCAATTACCATTTCTCAAGCGGTTACAGAGGACAAATCATTACTTTGGGGACATCTGGTAAAGTTCCTCTGGGCTTTGATGTGGAAGGAAAGCCGACGATTCTAGCTTTAAGAAATGGACAACCAAAAACGGATATTACTGCTGTTCAGGAATACATTGCGGGTGGTTATAAATATAAAATTTATAATGCCGGTAATAAAGGAGACTGTGTAACCATTACGGTTACTTGGAAGTTGAAGAATATGTTGTTTGTCTACAATGATATTGTAGAATTACACTGGATTCCAATCAGTGATTGGGATAAAAAATTAAATAATGTAGAATTTCGGATTACTCCTCCAGCTACTTCACAACAGACTGAATTGTATGCTCACACGGGTTATTTTATGAAGCCAGCTCAAGTGACACGAGAGGGAGATAGCTATCTGATCCGTGTCGCTAGTATTGCTAAAAATAGAAATTTAGAATTTCATGCATATTGGGATCGATCGCTAGTAACTGTTCCTGAAAATAGTTTAGCTGTTACAAAACGCAATCGATTGCAAGAGTTTCATCAAGTTGAAAAGGAAGTTGCCACCAGTACAAAAAAATACCAGAGATTAGTAGACTGGGACTTACCACTTGCTTTGGTATTGGTTGGCCTAATTAGTTTGGCTTTTTACATTATTTTTCATCTTAGAACAAAATCCCGTGTAACGTTTCCTAAGCATGCTCGTTTGTATGAAATACCGCAAGATTTACCACCAATGGTCATTGCTTCAAATGTTTATTCAGTAGATTTGACAGAATTGGATCCGACTGAGCGACAAGCTACATCTCTGAAATTTGAAAATCTTGTCCAAGCTACTTTATTAGATTTGATTGATCGAGGCAATCTTGTTTTTACAGATGATACGAAACAGCCAAAATTACAAAGAGTGACAGATAAGGGTTTAGCTGATTTTGAAAAAGAATTTTTAAAAATGGCTATGGGAAACAACAAGCAGTTGCTTGTAAAAAATTTGTTTTCAGATTTTAAAATTGACGATAAGATATATAATAGTGGTGAGAAAGCTGTTCGTAGCGCAGGCAACAGAGTGAGAAAACTATTAAAATGCTATTTAAAACTTATTACAGAAAATATACATGAAATTATTGAGCGTGAGCAATTGCCAAATAATTATCGCCCTGTTGCTAAAAGGGAGCTCTTGTGTTTATATCTTTCAATGCTCCTTATGAATCTTATTGTGTTTGCTTCTCTTGGCATCTTAGCTTGGATTTTCTTAGAGTATGGACTCGTATTTTATCAATTTGTAGTTAGCTTCTTCATTGCTGGCGGAATGCTGTATTACCTTTTGAGAAAATGCAAAATGGTGAAGCGTGATGGCGTCTTAAATGAAGAAGGGGCAGAAAACTATTATTACTGGAAGAGTTTTGCTAATATGCTGCATGAGATTGCTCATTTAAAGGATACAGAAGTGGAAGGAGTGATTTTGTGGAACAGATTATTGGTTTATGCTGCTATGTTTAATTGTGCAGATAAGGTGACCAAGACGATGAAACTACGAAAAATCACAATTGACAATCCATCGATGAATGCTTTTGTTTATCAGGATATGGTGTATGATTTTCATGCGAGCTCACATGCTTTTGTTGGCTATGGGGCAGCAGCTAATTCGGCTAGCAGTTTCTCTGTTTCATCAGGTGGAAGTAGCGGTGGCGGCTTCTCTGGTGGTGGCGGAGGCGGAGGAGGAGGCGCTTTTTAA
- a CDS encoding CPBP family intramembrane glutamic endopeptidase, with protein sequence MNLYTLCLSLCFLLVSLNPSIPMQAIFGRNPSGYGFDLSRFLKAVNAYYVIMFLGIGLLYPRFIQFYGQVSFAYLPLAILLMIGMFLLEVSFSHGLRCLKAQKWLPLKLSVVGAASRPIDVVLTLSLAFFEEMTYRLLWFDILLQKWELPFILVLLITTIFYALNHLLMGKEILYAKLLTGLLYGIIYYWSGNIWLVLFIHIGGNLWIDCLSIYQAKKRGAL encoded by the coding sequence ATGAATTTGTACACCCTATGCCTTAGCTTATGTTTTTTATTAGTTAGTTTAAATCCATCGATTCCCATGCAAGCTATTTTTGGACGAAATCCAAGCGGTTATGGTTTTGATTTATCACGATTTTTAAAAGCAGTCAATGCTTATTATGTCATAATGTTTTTAGGAATTGGTCTGCTATATCCTCGGTTCATTCAATTTTATGGACAAGTCAGCTTTGCTTATCTGCCTCTTGCTATTCTCTTGATGATTGGAATGTTCCTTTTGGAAGTTAGCTTTTCGCATGGGCTTCGCTGTTTAAAAGCTCAAAAATGGTTGCCTTTGAAATTGTCTGTCGTAGGGGCTGCTTCTCGTCCTATTGATGTTGTGCTGACGCTTTCTCTTGCCTTTTTTGAGGAAATGACCTATCGTTTGTTATGGTTTGACATTCTATTGCAGAAATGGGAACTTCCCTTTATCCTGGTCCTTCTCATCACTACCATTTTTTATGCACTCAATCATCTTCTAATGGGAAAAGAAATACTGTATGCAAAATTACTGACTGGTCTTTTATATGGTATAATTTATTATTGGAGCGGAAATATTTGGCTAGTTCTTTTTATCCACATTGGTGGAAATTTATGGATTGATTGCTTAAGTATTTATCAAGCAAAGAAAAGAGGTGCTTTATGA
- a CDS encoding ABC transporter permease — MISFINILFKKICRKKSSYVTFILLPILTTLLALSLSFTGESAAKIGILDKDKSQVSKQFVSQIKQNEKYDIYTKFDEKQIDNYLKNKTLEAVLVIDKGFGNKVLRGQTQKLNLRAISSSQVTEWFKANANYLLENYNTIGDAAAGDQTIFNNILAHNKKLSYKVRQTTLADLSQSKSVSSTTTGFLLILMLGSASVIYSGILTDKTSQIYNRLTLSKLSRLKYMLSYVCVGLVAYAIQIAIILGMLKVVNISFYIPIWALLTTFLLFSLLVIGFGLFVGAISKNSQQSSQLANLIIMPTSMLAGCLWPLKITPSYMQAIGKLLPQNWVLSIVDVFQSGGTIAAAWPYMTALFAVAAILIVFSSWMLKPIHH, encoded by the coding sequence ATGATTTCCTTTATAAACATTCTTTTTAAGAAAATTTGTCGCAAAAAATCAAGCTACGTGACCTTTATCTTATTGCCGATTTTGACCACTTTACTAGCACTCTCTTTAAGTTTTACAGGTGAAAGTGCTGCGAAGATTGGGATTTTAGATAAGGATAAAAGTCAAGTTTCAAAACAGTTTGTTTCACAAATCAAGCAAAATGAAAAATATGATATTTACACGAAATTTGATGAGAAACAGATAGATAACTACCTAAAAAATAAAACGCTAGAGGCTGTTTTAGTGATTGACAAAGGCTTTGGAAACAAAGTGCTTCGTGGGCAAACACAAAAGTTGAATTTGCGCGCTATTTCTAGCAGTCAAGTGACAGAATGGTTTAAAGCCAATGCAAACTATCTTTTGGAAAATTATAATACGATAGGGGATGCTGCAGCTGGTGATCAGACGATTTTTAACAATATCTTAGCTCATAATAAAAAATTGTCCTATAAAGTGCGTCAAACGACCTTAGCAGACCTTTCACAAAGCAAATCTGTTTCCTCAACCACGACTGGTTTTCTTCTGATTCTAATGTTAGGAAGCGCCAGTGTGATTTATAGTGGAATCTTGACTGATAAGACTTCTCAAATCTACAATCGTTTAACCTTATCTAAATTGTCTCGATTGAAATATATGTTGAGCTATGTTTGTGTCGGCCTAGTAGCTTATGCGATTCAAATTGCCATTATTTTGGGAATGTTGAAAGTCGTTAACATCAGCTTTTACATTCCTATCTGGGCTTTGTTAACGACTTTCCTCTTGTTTAGTTTGCTCGTGATTGGCTTTGGGCTTTTTGTAGGGGCGATTTCTAAAAATAGCCAACAAAGCAGCCAGCTGGCGAACCTTATTATTATGCCAACTTCCATGTTAGCAGGCTGTTTATGGCCTTTAAAGATTACACCTAGCTATATGCAAGCAATCGGAAAATTACTACCACAAAATTGGGTGCTTTCGATTGTGGATGTCTTCCAATCAGGTGGAACGATTGCTGCTGCTTGGCCTTATATGACGGCATTATTTGCAGTAGCTGCTATACTGATTGTATTTTCTAGTTGGATGTTAAAACCCATTCATCATTGA